Genomic DNA from Garra rufa chromosome 18, GarRuf1.0, whole genome shotgun sequence:
tcatcatttgattcagatcggaactttggagcgtgaatcatcatttgattcagatcggaactttggagcgtgaatcatttgattcagatcggaactttggagcgtgaatcatttgattcaggtcggaactttggagcgtgaatcatttgattcaggtcggaactttggagcgtgaatcatttgattcaggtcggaactttggagcgtgaatcatttgattcaggtcggaactttggagcgtgaatcatttgattcaggtcggaactttggagcgtgaatcatttgattcaggtcggaactttggagcgtgaatcatttgattcaggtcggaactttggagcgtgaatcatttgattcaggtcggaactttggagcgtgaatcatttgattcagatcggaactttggagcgtgaatcatttgattcagatcggaactttggagcgtgaatcatttgattcagatcggaactttggagcgtgaatcatttgattcagatcggaactttggagcgtgaatcatttgattcagatcggaactttggagcgtgaatcatttgattcagatcggaactttggagcgtgaatcatttgattcagatcggaactttggagcgtgaatcatttgattcagatcggaactttggagcgtgaatcatttgattcagatcggaactttggagcgtgaatcatcatttgattcagatcggaactttggagcgtgaatcatcatttgattcagatcggaactttggagcgtgaatcatcatttgattcagatcggaactttggagcgtgaatcatcatttgattcagatcggaactttggagcgtgaatcatcatttgattcagatcggaactttggagcgtgaatcatcatttgattcagatcggaactttggagcgtgaatcatcatttgattcagatcggaactttggagcatgaatcatttgattcagatcggaactttggagcgtgaatcatttgattcagatcggaactttggagcaggttcctAAATCTTTTAAATCAGGTCACGACTTCGGAATGCATATCGCAAATCTTTTGTTTCCAATCGGGActtgtgtatcacaaatcatttgatttagatcagaacaggttcatgaatcattttgtgaatcgaattattcaaattaaatgatttgcggtATGCGCTTTGAAGTCCGGATCTAAGTCAAATTATTTgcgctccgagtcctgatctgaaatgatgatgGTTCGCGAATCGTTATTTGGATCAAGAATTCGGCCTGTGgagtgcgaatcatttgattcagatcgaaactttggagcaggttcgtgaatcttttaaagatcgggactttaaattgtgtatcacgaatcatttgatttagatcggaaggggttcgcaaatcatttgattcagatcgggacttcggtgtgggttcgtgaatcatttgattcagtttgcgactTCGGAGTGCGTCTGGTGAATCaattgtttcagatcaggatttcagagtggttttgtgaatctttttttggggggatttttttaaactttagaaaacatcaaacaaataaggcagtacagttataaaaacaaaagaaagaaaaaagaaagtatacacaaatagaaatcccttaagaaaatgaaacgtggttttactatagtaaaagtgtagtattctttagtagtaatactttgcatgtgcttcactttatttttgccattttgttttatttgtatattttaatttctttaattattattttttttataatttgaaagagaagacattgtttgataagtgagatctctggttgaagtccttgaaaatcaaaaaagtagtgtttgaaaagtttttgaaagtcctggaatttcactTCATTACAGCATCTGTATGAACCCTGTGTATAGATATTATTAGATATGAATTTGCTGCTGATTTTTACATGTCGTCCTTTTCTTTGGCGCCGTGTTTGAGGATGCGAGTGAACTCCACATAGTTGAAGTTGCCTTTCTTGTCGATCGGTGCCTCGCGGAACAGCTCGTCCACTTCTTCATCTGTGAAACGATCACCCATGGTGGTCAGCAGCTCGCGGAGATGGTCCTCATGGATAAAACCTGTCACAGACATCGCAAAAagggtacaattttgaaatatttttactattttaaataactgtttactatttgaatatgttttaaaatgtcatttatttctgtgattttaaagctgaatttttagcatcattactccaatcaattgatacttcagaaatcattctaatattctgatttgctgcttaaaaatatttattattattattattattattattatcattgttaaaaacagctgagtaaaattatttcaggtttctttgataaataaaaacttcagaagaacagcatttatctgagacagaaatcttttttaacattataaatgtctttatcatcacttttgatcaatttaaagcatccttgttaaataagaatattaatttctataatttctttcccaaaaacaaactcttgaacaagcttttgaataatatagtgtataatattacaaaagctttttatttcagagaaatgctgatctttttatCTTtacattcatcaaataatcctgaaaacaatttactcaattgttttaaatactgataataatagtaatagtaataataataataaatgtttcttgaacagcaaatcacaatattagaatgatttctgaaggatcatgtgacactgaagactggagtaatgatgctgagaattcagctttgaaatcacaggaataaatacaattttaaaatatataaaaattttaatagaaaaaatatttcagaattttacaatttttgctgtgctttggaaaaaaatgcaggcttggtgaacagaagagactaatgttaaaaaaaaaaattaaacattttactgttcaaaaacgtttgactggtagtgtatattagtacatcaaattaaacaaacaaacaaaaaaaaacatgagaaatgttttataataactataataaccctgtttAAGGTTAAAGTTAATACAAATTTAATTGGTTTATCTTATGTTTATGTTTGTCAAGGGAAAATCTTGAAATATCAACTGAGTTAGCATGATcctgtacagtaaatatgctcttTTTGTAAAGCTTGTAGTTTTATTTGAGCACAAGGCTTATAATGTCATTTTAAACTCTCTTTTTACGCCCTGTTACCTTCATGAGGGCGTAATTATACCAAAACATGCATTAACATCTATTCATTTAGCTTGAGATTGCAtaatacaatgcattaagactTAAACACATTGTCTGTCTGCTAGAATAAAGGCCTCGCTGTACCAGTAGCCTCTTCATCGAAGCACGTGAAGGCGTTTCGTATGACTTCTTCAGGGTCGGTCCCGTTCAGACGTTCTCCAAACATGGTGAGGAACATGGTGAAGTTGATGGGTCCAGGAGCTTCGCTCATCATTCCCTCCAGGTATTCATCAGACGGGTTCTTCCCTGGAGAAACATGAGGAAACCATCAGATGCATTAAACCTGCTCTTCACATCAAGCTTAATTTGTGTTGGTAAAACCATTCCAGTGTGGTTATTTGGCCTGCAGAATAtagaatatctatctatctgctctTTTTcctaaatacataaaataattcaaaaacaAGGATATTATTGGACGAATCTCACAAAACTTCATCTTTCAAACTTTCAAACAAAAGGTCATATTGTAGTTCAAAAGAAAAATGAatcctcattcattcattcattcatttattctatAGATAAAGTAATTTTAAATTTCGGCTCTAGTTAATTaagcagttttttttaatgaaaaaaatatgttttagatATAAAATGGATCAAAAAGATCATTCTTAAAAAATGTTATCTaaagtcaaaacaaaaattaagccttttaaaaaaataaatcaaaatattcatACGAACTCAAAAAGATATTAGATGATTCtcattttacaaataaaagtcacattttagcagaaataaaaaataaatataattttaaattattattatttttaaatatttacacatttaaaatatttagttagatattttattattacacacacacacacacacacacacacacacacacatatatatatatatatatatatatatacacacacaacacacacacacacacacacacacacacacacacatatatatatatatatacacacacacacatatatatatatatatatatacacacacacacacacacacacacacacacacacacatatatatacacacaccacacacacacatatatatatatatatacacacacacacacacatatatatatatatatatatatatatataacacacacacacacacacaacacacacacacacacacacacacacacatatatatacacacacacacacacacacacacacacacatatatatatatatatatatatatatatatacacacacacacacacacacacaacacacacacacacacacacacacacacacacatatatatatacacacacacacacacacacacacacacacacacacacacacactatatatatatatacacacacacacacacacacacacacacatatatatatatataaatataacacacacacacacacacacacacacatatatatatatatatatatatatatatatacacacacacacacacacacacacacacacacatatatatatatacacacacacacacacacacacacacacacacacacacacacacacacacacacacacacatatatatatatatatacacacacacacacacacacacacacacacacacacacatatatatatatatatatacacaacacacacacacacacacacacacacacacacatatatatatatatatatatatatatatatatatatacacacacacacacacacatatatatatatatatatatatatacacacacacacacacacacacatatatatatatatacacacacacacacacacacacacacatatatatatatatatatatatatacacacacacacacacacacacacacacacacacacacacacatatatatatatatatatacacacacacacacacacacacacacacacatacatatatatatacacacacacacacacacacacacacacacacacacacacacacacaatatatatatatatatacacacacacacacacacacacacacacacacacacacatattatatatatacacacacacacacacacacacaccacacaacacacacatatatatatatatatacacacacacacacacaccacacacaacacacacacacacacacacacacatatatatatatatatatatatataatatatatatatatacatacacacacacacacacacacacacacacacacatatatatacacacacacacacacacacacacaaaagatacTATTGGATGAATTTTACAAATCAGGTAACATTTCAgcagaaataaatacatttaaataaNNNNNNNNNNNNNNNNNNNNNNNNNNNNNNNNNNNNNNNNNNNNNNNNNNNNNNNNNNNNNNNNNNNNNNNNNNNNNNNNNNNNNNNNNNNNNNNNNNNNNNNNNNNNNNNNNNNNNNNNNNNNNNNNNNNNNNNNNNNNNNNNNNNNNNNNNNNNNNNNNNNNNNNNNNNNNNNNNNNNNNNNNNNNNNNNNNNNNNNNNNNNNNNNNNNNNNNNNNNNNNNNNNNNNNNNNNNNNNNNNNNNNNNNNNNNNNNNNNNNNNNNNNNNNNNNNNNNNNNNNNNNNNNNNNNNNNNNNNNNNNNNNNNNNNNNNNNNNNNNNNNNNNNNNNNNNNNNNNNNNNNNNNNNNNNNNNNNNNNNNNNNNNNNNNNNNNNNNNNNNNNNNNNNNNNNNNNNNNNNNNNNNNNNNNNNNNNNNNNNNNNNNNNNNNNNNNNNNNNNNNNNNNNNNNNNNNNNNNNNNNNNNNNNNNNNNNNNNNNNNNNNNNNNNNNNNNNNNNNNagcatatagtggagctctgcagccacctactggtaaaagtatttttttttttttacgtttaaaactggattttccaaaagatgggcaaaaatctcacactaaaccatgtgaaattatccattttatccccatgaatgaaagttagacatgtgggttttttttaaagtgaatttgacaaaaaaagtcagtttttGTATACAAACCTAtaagaaatattatttattaaatttattatattatatatatatatatatatatatattatatatatatatatatatatatatatatatatatcctaaatcctccaaaactgcacacatgaggagtaaaacattattaaacaggaaaataacatttattttttccctattattttattacaaaattgcACGAATgaacgtgagtattttttttttcacactaacataaaatcatgctatcattccaatttaattttttatttgtagataTAAGATAGTGTTGACTGATGTACAAAGTCTCATACCATTTGGACAAAGCAAACGTCATTCGGTGTCCAGAAAATCCACCgaggaccgcataagggttaataaGGGTTACATGCCATCTAGGaggataaaatatttatattttctcaTTCTTTGGTGGTTACACCATTGGACGTTTTCATGTATATACAGTCTTTTTGTAAAAATGGTGCATATGTCATTTTTAATTTCATAAAATCAAGATAAACATGcagtgtacattttaaaatacctgATGCATGCTTTTAAAACAAGTGTTTTTAATTTCTCATCTTGCCAACCCCTTTTTGTCACTGACCCATAAATCACATGATAGTTTTATCTTGAAaggtttatattgttttatttctgGAACGGCCTACTGCTGTGGACTAAAATCAGTTTTGGGGCCGTTTGGCTTACCTTTGGGCTCAAGTCAAACTTTTCTTTGGAGGCAGCGAGTATCCATTTTTTATCCGGTGATGAGCGGAGGAGGTTTAAACTGAAGGAGTCGCACACCATGTGTCTCGAGACTTCAGACAGCTCAGGGCAAGTCAAGACAACCAGAGACCCTAGAACAGTTCCCACctaaaaaataaaagattttcaATTAAGCCGGCAGAACATATTACACATTCACTGTGTAAATacacatttaaaggagtagttcactttcagaacaagaatttacagataatgtactcacccccttgtcatccaagatgttcatgtctttctttcttcagtcgtcaggaaattatgttttttgagtaaaacatttcaggatttctctccatataatggacttctatggtgcccctgagtttgaacttccaaaatgcagcttcaaagggctctaaacaatcacagccgaggaaaaaaaagagtcttatctagcaaaacaatgttgttgtttttttttttaattcaatttatatactttttaacctcaaatgctcaagttcaaactcaggggcaccatagaagtccactatatggagagaaatcctgaaatgttttcctcaaaaaacaccatttctttacgactgaagaaagaaagacatgaacatcttggatgacaagggggtgagtacattatctgcacattcttgttctaaaagtgaactactcctttaagaaagaAGTCTGTTTATACATTATAGCCTACCATGAGAAAAGAGCTGTCTTTGTTGCTGAATGACAATAGTGTGGTCTTAGAGAATCCAGAATTAAAGCAGGCCAACTCCTCTCCAGTCGCACCCTTCCAGGTTTTGATTGTTCCTGTGCTGTCAGAAGTGACAACAACGGACTGCAGTGGATCAACTATGATGTCCTGCATGGGGCTCTGAGCAGGACTTGACCATAAATTAACGCCCTGcatgaaaaattaaaatgacattgGATGATTCTGTCTGATTTTGCGGTGAAATATGTCCCTGGCACACATGAAGAAG
This window encodes:
- the LOC141291022 gene encoding myosin regulatory light polypeptide 9-like, with amino-acid sequence MMSEAPGPINFTMFLTMFGERLNGTDPEEVIRNAFTCFDEEATGFIHEDHLRELLTTMGDRFTDEEVDELFREAPIDKKGNFNYVEFTRILKHGAKEKDDI
- the LOC141291290 gene encoding F-box/WD repeat-containing protein 12-like isoform X2 produces the protein MCLQRWSFCNVSQLLSNTGSHSWKTYYLRRSHLEIKMKTGRSSADYTCKSLRGHKGKVVGLAYLVGNDSCSDVWKQTPVVCSASTDGTVKAWDIHKGVNLWSSPAQSPMQDIIVDPLQSVVVTSDSTGTIKTWKGATGEELACFNSGFSKTTLLSFSNKDSSFLMVGTVLGSLVVLTCPELSEVSRHMVCDSFSLNLLRSSPDKKWILAASKEKFDLSPKVSQTAPKLILVHSSRPFQK
- the LOC141291290 gene encoding F-box/WD repeat-containing protein 12-like isoform X1, translated to MEMCQSLPLDCLISVFSLLQDEDLIRASTVCKEWYHAAETPWLWRRMCLQRWSFCNVSQLLSNTGSHSWKTYYLRRSHLEIKMKTGRSSADYTCKSLRGHKGKVVGLAYLVGNDSCSDVWKQTPVVCSASTDGTVKAWDIHKGVNLWSSPAQSPMQDIIVDPLQSVVVTSDSTGTIKTWKGATGEELACFNSGFSKTTLLSFSNKDSSFLMVGTVLGSLVVLTCPELSEVSRHMVCDSFSLNLLRSSPDKKWILAASKEKFDLSPKVSQTAPKLILVHSSRPFQK